A genomic segment from Pseudoduganella chitinolytica encodes:
- a CDS encoding LysR family transcriptional regulator, which yields MDIDLNLLAVFQHVYRERQISAAARRLGLTQSAVSNALARLRRVFDDELFVRTAQGMQPTPFAEQIAEPIGAALASVAQALNYRSGFDPATSERRFTLALTDVGEVYFMPVLIERCRQLAPGVRVRSVRAGSIALKEEMETGRVDLAIGAFDDMSEALFQRQLFRQRFVTMLRAGHPLMDGPVDVERFAGAAHLIVDAVDSPYDRVNGLLAKAGIVAAASVPHFTAVPYIVGAGDLVVTVPQKLAERAAAPFGLAWIEPPLTLPTLQTNVFWHRRFGQDPGNAWLRELIVAQFGE from the coding sequence ATGGACATCGACCTGAACCTGCTGGCCGTGTTCCAGCACGTCTACCGCGAGCGCCAGATCTCGGCGGCGGCCCGCCGCCTGGGGCTGACGCAGTCCGCCGTCAGCAACGCACTGGCGCGCCTGCGCCGGGTATTCGACGACGAGCTGTTCGTGCGCACCGCCCAGGGCATGCAGCCGACCCCGTTCGCGGAGCAGATCGCGGAGCCCATCGGCGCGGCGCTGGCCAGCGTGGCGCAGGCCCTGAACTACCGCAGCGGCTTCGATCCGGCCACCAGCGAGCGCCGCTTCACGCTCGCGCTGACGGACGTGGGCGAGGTCTATTTCATGCCCGTGCTGATCGAACGCTGCCGCCAGCTGGCGCCCGGCGTGCGGGTGCGCTCGGTGCGCGCCGGCAGCATCGCATTGAAGGAGGAAATGGAAACGGGGCGGGTCGACCTCGCCATCGGCGCCTTCGACGACATGTCGGAGGCGCTGTTCCAGCGCCAGCTGTTCCGCCAGCGCTTCGTGACGATGCTGCGCGCCGGCCATCCGCTGATGGACGGGCCGGTCGATGTGGAACGCTTCGCCGGCGCGGCGCACCTGATCGTCGATGCGGTGGACAGCCCGTACGACCGCGTCAACGGGCTGCTGGCCAAGGCCGGCATCGTGGCGGCCGCCAGCGTGCCGCATTTCACGGCGGTGCCGTATATCGTGGGAGCTGGCGACCTGGTCGTGACGGTGCCGCAAAAGCTGGCCGAGCGCGCCGCCGCACCGTTCGGCCTGGCCTGGATCGAGCCGCCGCTGACGCTGCCTACGTTGCAGACCAACGTGTTCTGGCATCGCCGCTTCGGCCAGGACCCCGGCAACGCCTGGCTGCGCGAGCTGATCGTGGCGCAGTTCGGCGAGTAG
- a CDS encoding mechanosensitive ion channel family protein — protein MTFTSQFTFLRTIDLDNWLTAAAVAVLAFLAMHALIRWSRRRIAKLAEAGKADRPYAEVLAATLGRTSVLAIALTALLIGLTVLDLPAPWDLRVRHLWFITLGAQLALYIDHALSVTAKRYFRAHAKDPDAPATVAHTLVNWALKTVLWTVFLLAVLANLGINISAFVASLGIGGVAVALAVQNILGDLFASLSIAVDKPFEVGDAIVVNGVSGSVEKVGLKTTRIRADSGEQVVIANADLLKNTVRNYKRMANRRVAFSLLFDPATPVAMARELPARLREIVERQDAVRFDRAHLKNVTQDALEFEVVYFVLVPSYGTFMDTQQQVLLGALELMEELGVGNVRPVQRVAVDMAHGLRVVGEDEDDDKNDEDEDKDNDKANDGDRAAPPAPRVGACAPDATRRTAPRSARAARRCRGPGRSGDARTRWSAT, from the coding sequence ATGACATTCACCAGTCAATTCACGTTCCTGCGCACCATCGACCTGGACAACTGGCTGACGGCTGCCGCCGTGGCCGTCCTCGCGTTCCTGGCGATGCACGCGCTGATCCGCTGGTCGCGCCGCCGCATCGCCAAGCTGGCCGAGGCGGGCAAGGCCGACCGGCCGTATGCCGAGGTCCTGGCCGCCACGCTGGGCCGCACCAGCGTGCTCGCGATCGCCCTGACGGCCCTGCTGATCGGCCTGACGGTGCTGGACCTGCCGGCGCCGTGGGACCTGCGCGTGCGCCACCTGTGGTTCATCACGCTGGGCGCCCAGCTGGCCCTGTACATCGACCATGCCCTGTCCGTCACGGCGAAGCGCTACTTCCGCGCGCATGCCAAGGATCCGGATGCTCCCGCCACCGTCGCCCATACCCTCGTCAACTGGGCCCTGAAGACGGTGTTGTGGACCGTCTTCCTGCTGGCCGTGCTGGCGAACCTGGGCATCAACATCTCCGCGTTCGTGGCGAGCCTCGGCATCGGCGGCGTGGCCGTCGCGCTGGCCGTGCAGAACATCCTGGGCGACCTGTTCGCATCGCTGTCGATCGCCGTCGACAAGCCGTTCGAAGTGGGCGACGCCATCGTCGTCAACGGCGTCTCCGGGTCGGTCGAGAAGGTCGGCCTGAAGACGACCCGCATCCGTGCCGACAGCGGCGAGCAGGTCGTCATCGCCAATGCCGACCTGCTGAAGAACACGGTGCGCAACTACAAGCGCATGGCCAACCGCCGGGTCGCGTTCTCGCTGCTGTTCGATCCCGCCACCCCCGTGGCCATGGCGCGCGAGCTGCCGGCACGCCTGCGCGAGATCGTCGAGCGGCAGGACGCCGTGCGCTTCGACCGGGCCCACCTGAAGAACGTGACGCAGGATGCGCTGGAGTTCGAGGTCGTCTATTTCGTGCTGGTGCCGTCGTACGGTACCTTCATGGACACGCAGCAGCAGGTGCTGCTGGGCGCCCTGGAACTGATGGAGGAACTGGGCGTGGGCAATGTGCGGCCCGTGCAGCGGGTGGCGGTGGACATGGCGCATGGCCTGCGTGTGGTGGGCGAGGACGAGGACGACGACAAGAACGACGAGGACGAGGACAAGGATAACGACAAGGCAAACGATGGCGACAGAGCCGCGCCGCCGGCGCCGCGCGTGGGGGCATGCGCCCCTGACGCTACTCGCCGAACTGCGCCACGATCAGCTCGCGCAGCCAGGCGTTGCCGGGGTCCTGGCCGAAGCGGCGATGCCAGAACACGTTGGTCTGCAACGTAG
- a CDS encoding MFS transporter — protein MKRLWWFAGFFLLYELTVYLTNDMIMPGMPQVMAEFSGPSRYIGLSLSLYILGGCTLQIILGPLADRMGKRRVMLGGAAFFLLATALVPLAQSATQFLAIRFFQGMGSCFIFIGYAAIHELFDDTRAVKLTTLMGNTTVFAPLIGPVVGSAVIAVLDWRAVFVTAFVLGAIAWLGLARTMPAARPTGAVGAAPVRLLASYRAIFTNRTFMLGILVAGLAITPLTAWIGLSPAILLQHGGASYGTYIAWQCAIFIGFVLSTFAIQRMGGELPLGRLLRQGGLLALAGLGGAGFVASQPQLFIACMFVFSAGFGLFNGALVRIALTATGQSMNLTSAAMSLLYCLYIALGLELYNAVCERFGYALQAYAWCGVPVALAVCAGLFHIARGHDARQRAVLPVAA, from the coding sequence ATGAAGCGTCTGTGGTGGTTTGCGGGTTTTTTCCTGTTGTACGAACTGACGGTCTACCTCACCAACGACATGATCATGCCCGGCATGCCGCAGGTGATGGCCGAGTTCAGCGGGCCCAGCCGTTATATCGGTCTGTCGCTCAGCCTGTACATCCTGGGCGGCTGCACGTTGCAGATCATATTAGGACCACTTGCAGACCGCATGGGCAAGCGCCGCGTCATGCTGGGTGGTGCCGCCTTCTTCCTCCTGGCCACGGCGCTGGTGCCGCTGGCGCAGTCGGCCACCCAGTTCCTCGCCATCCGCTTCTTCCAGGGCATGGGGTCGTGTTTCATCTTCATCGGCTACGCCGCCATCCACGAACTGTTCGACGACACCCGCGCCGTCAAGCTGACCACCTTGATGGGCAACACGACCGTCTTCGCGCCACTGATCGGCCCCGTGGTCGGCAGCGCCGTCATCGCGGTACTGGATTGGCGCGCCGTCTTCGTCACCGCGTTCGTGTTGGGGGCGATCGCGTGGCTGGGCCTCGCACGCACGATGCCGGCCGCACGGCCCACCGGCGCCGTCGGCGCCGCGCCGGTGCGTTTGCTGGCCAGCTACCGGGCCATCTTCACCAACCGCACCTTCATGCTGGGTATCCTGGTGGCCGGGCTGGCCATCACGCCGCTGACGGCCTGGATCGGCCTGTCGCCGGCGATCCTGTTGCAGCACGGCGGCGCCAGCTACGGCACCTATATCGCCTGGCAGTGCGCCATCTTCATCGGCTTCGTCCTCAGCACGTTCGCCATCCAGCGCATGGGCGGCGAGCTGCCACTGGGGCGCCTGCTGCGCCAGGGCGGCCTGCTGGCGCTGGCGGGCCTGGGCGGGGCCGGCTTCGTGGCATCGCAGCCGCAGCTGTTCATCGCGTGCATGTTCGTGTTCTCGGCCGGCTTCGGCCTCTTCAACGGCGCACTGGTGCGGATCGCGCTGACCGCCACGGGCCAGTCGATGAACCTGACCTCGGCCGCCATGAGCCTGCTGTACTGCCTCTACATCGCGCTGGGCCTGGAACTGTACAACGCGGTGTGCGAGCGCTTCGGCTACGCGCTGCAGGCCTACGCCTGGTGCGGCGTGCCGGTCGCGCTGGCCGTCTGCGCCGGCTTGTTCCACATCGCGCGCGGCCATGATGCCCGCCAGCGCGCCGTGCTGCCGGTGGCGGCGTAA
- a CDS encoding GNAT family N-acetyltransferase, which yields MNDPRAPLAFVAGTAVPERDLDHMAALLFETSYLEYCSAGNRLGLPLRALQRRQNIDPWLRQIRALYVGGRFAGFYNAATLGQYAATPAVNHYRAEVQAMDAAYDAFVAAHAAPDQLFVASLAIEPAWRGRGLLDVLLADAEAVARGAGCTALGLTVWGTSAALPLYRRRGFATAGTFDGARDLFFDRLHFMVRPLPTEAP from the coding sequence ATGAATGATCCGCGCGCACCGCTGGCCTTCGTGGCCGGCACGGCCGTCCCCGAACGCGACCTGGACCACATGGCCGCGCTGCTGTTCGAGACGAGCTACCTGGAATACTGCTCCGCCGGCAACCGCCTTGGCCTGCCCCTGCGGGCGCTGCAGCGGCGCCAGAACATCGATCCATGGCTGCGCCAGATCCGCGCGCTGTACGTGGGCGGCCGCTTCGCCGGCTTCTACAACGCCGCCACGCTGGGCCAGTATGCCGCCACGCCGGCCGTCAACCATTATCGGGCCGAGGTGCAGGCCATGGATGCGGCCTACGACGCGTTCGTGGCCGCCCATGCGGCGCCGGACCAGCTGTTTGTCGCCAGCCTGGCCATCGAGCCGGCCTGGCGTGGCCGCGGCCTGCTGGATGTGTTGCTGGCGGACGCCGAGGCCGTGGCCCGCGGCGCGGGCTGCACCGCACTCGGGCTGACGGTATGGGGGACCAGCGCCGCGCTGCCCTTGTACCGGCGGCGCGGCTTCGCCACCGCAGGCACCTTCGACGGCGCCCGGGACCTGTTTTTCGACCGGCTGCACTTCATGGTGCGGCCGCTGCCAACGGAGGCGCCATGA
- a CDS encoding phytanoyl-CoA dioxygenase family protein, with protein sequence MSGTIDSIDTIGKHSIGERNPSTVGAGVPRLATRGERPLRVLSEDDWRHWEDNGYVVVRDAVPRAVVERIEALVWEFEEMDPADPRTWYPPDKVALRRTELSYNAGMVELYHHQLLWDARQSPRVHGAFADIWGTPELWVSIDRVNLNLPPEPGFAFKGFMHYDYDPDGAADSVQGVLSIGDQLDPELGGFCCIPQLFRDYPAWRARQPADWDWYRPDVAGLPIERVPLAKGDLLIFNSRLCHGIRQNVSRDRARIAQYIAMLPAREDDAAAREWRVRCWRERLAPQGYSLHGDARGVERTRYDTAQLTPLGERLLGLTSWREQF encoded by the coding sequence ATGAGCGGGACCATCGACAGCATCGACACGATCGGCAAGCACAGCATCGGGGAGCGCAACCCGTCCACCGTCGGCGCGGGTGTACCCCGGCTGGCGACACGCGGCGAGCGGCCGCTGCGCGTGCTGAGCGAGGATGATTGGCGTCATTGGGAGGACAATGGCTACGTCGTCGTGCGCGACGCGGTGCCGCGCGCTGTCGTCGAACGGATCGAAGCCCTGGTCTGGGAATTCGAGGAGATGGACCCGGCCGACCCGCGTACCTGGTACCCGCCGGACAAGGTGGCGCTGCGCCGCACGGAGCTGAGCTACAACGCCGGCATGGTGGAGCTGTATCATCACCAGCTGCTGTGGGATGCGCGCCAGTCGCCGCGCGTGCACGGCGCCTTTGCCGACATCTGGGGTACGCCCGAGCTGTGGGTGTCGATCGACCGCGTCAACCTGAACCTGCCGCCGGAGCCGGGCTTCGCGTTCAAGGGCTTCATGCACTACGATTACGATCCGGACGGCGCGGCCGACAGCGTGCAGGGCGTGCTGTCGATCGGCGACCAGCTGGACCCGGAACTGGGCGGCTTCTGCTGCATCCCGCAGCTGTTCCGCGACTACCCGGCCTGGCGCGCGCGCCAGCCGGCCGATTGGGACTGGTACCGGCCCGACGTGGCGGGCCTGCCCATCGAACGCGTGCCGCTGGCCAAGGGCGACCTGCTGATCTTCAACAGCCGGCTGTGCCACGGCATTCGGCAGAACGTCAGCCGCGACCGGGCCCGCATCGCGCAGTACATCGCCATGCTGCCGGCACGCGAGGACGATGCCGCCGCGCGCGAGTGGCGCGTGCGCTGCTGGCGCGAGCGGCTGGCGCCGCAGGGCTACAGCCTACACGGCGATGCGCGCGGCGTGGAGCGCACGCGGTACGATACGGCACAATTGACGCCGCTGGGCGAGCGGCTGCTGGGACTGACGTCCTGGCGCGAGCAGTTTTGA
- a CDS encoding glycosyltransferase, translating to MTFDLDYEVQVRELKAEFLACRQWELLASQHDGVRPEYVERLRLQRQGWRHRLAALRAHVRLHFERFDARRVSSLLALPSRPLAPAELLLHRIWLGGPVPDDVRQAICQWGAALDEVDLPAGAGYRSLLWVWDAAQLAGDPLYRPGADGVARYTIGGCELEVQELAPLVCRHVPALVARLRQLHAAGRYVNLSDYLRILVLREWGGIYLDADTMPYRAATVLLARPEVPDYVSFASSGAQVRATHVSWLNLVRDENGFLVARRGDPAVTALAAEMTDALAALPTLQPGALQQATYYRWRQHAGHTLLPCHDLMQDHGVLADVRPERVVSGVQGMRLRVDGDTGAPLPLSPTEQQAYERTVAALAGQDWRLAHPLLLERLVELAWVSEVPPPAYAPQLRADPDCCNYYSFLSDDPCLDRVNRLFAAYLLARNGERIARGGFWSPIRGGLAAPAPQLRGRELSAHE from the coding sequence ATGACGTTCGATCTCGACTACGAAGTCCAGGTGCGCGAACTGAAGGCCGAGTTCCTCGCCTGCCGCCAGTGGGAACTGCTGGCCAGCCAGCACGACGGCGTGCGGCCGGAATACGTCGAGCGCCTGCGCCTGCAGCGGCAGGGCTGGCGGCACCGGCTGGCGGCCTTGCGGGCCCACGTGCGGCTGCACTTCGAGCGCTTCGACGCGCGCCGGGTCTCGTCGTTGCTGGCGTTGCCCAGCCGGCCGCTGGCGCCCGCCGAACTGCTGCTGCACCGGATCTGGCTGGGCGGTCCGGTGCCGGACGACGTGCGCCAGGCCATCTGCCAGTGGGGCGCGGCGCTGGACGAGGTGGACCTGCCGGCCGGTGCCGGGTACCGCTCGCTGCTGTGGGTGTGGGACGCCGCCCAGCTGGCCGGCGATCCCCTGTACCGGCCCGGCGCCGATGGCGTGGCGCGCTACACCATCGGCGGCTGCGAACTGGAGGTGCAGGAGCTGGCGCCATTGGTGTGCCGCCACGTGCCGGCGCTGGTGGCACGGCTGCGGCAGTTGCATGCGGCCGGCCGCTACGTCAACCTGTCGGACTACCTGCGCATCCTGGTGCTGCGCGAGTGGGGCGGCATCTACCTGGACGCGGACACGATGCCGTATCGCGCCGCCACCGTGCTGCTGGCGCGGCCGGAAGTGCCGGACTACGTCAGCTTCGCCAGCAGCGGCGCGCAGGTGCGGGCCACGCACGTGTCCTGGCTCAACCTCGTGCGCGACGAGAACGGTTTCCTGGTCGCGCGCCGGGGCGATCCGGCCGTGACGGCGCTGGCGGCCGAGATGACGGACGCGCTGGCGGCGCTGCCCACGCTGCAACCGGGCGCGCTGCAGCAGGCCACTTACTACCGCTGGCGCCAGCACGCGGGCCACACGCTGCTGCCGTGCCACGACCTGATGCAGGACCATGGCGTGCTGGCCGATGTCCGGCCGGAGCGGGTGGTGAGCGGCGTGCAAGGCATGCGGCTGCGTGTGGATGGCGACACGGGGGCACCGCTGCCCCTGTCTCCGACCGAGCAGCAGGCGTACGAGCGTACGGTGGCGGCGTTGGCCGGGCAGGACTGGCGCCTGGCGCACCCGCTGCTGCTGGAGCGGCTGGTCGAGCTGGCGTGGGTCAGCGAAGTGCCGCCGCCAGCCTATGCGCCGCAGCTGCGCGCGGACCCTGATTGCTGCAATTACTATTCGTTCCTGTCGGACGATCCGTGCCTGGACCGTGTCAACCGCCTGTTCGCGGCCTACCTGCTGGCCCGCAACGGCGAGCGTATCGCCCGCGGTGGCTTCTGGTCGCCGATCCGCGGCGGCCTCGCAGCGCCGGCGCCGCAACTGCGCGGCAGGGAGCTGTCGGCCCATGAATGA